A stretch of DNA from Candidatus Hydrogenedens sp.:
CTCTGGCAAACCCTGATAAAGTTGTGTTCATGTTAGGTTCTGACGGTTCACAACAAGAAGGGGACGATGCAGAAGCGGCACGACTTGCTGTTGCACAAAAAATTAACATCAAATTATGTATCGATGACAACAATGTAACCATATCAGGACATCCTTCGCAATATCTTCCTGGCTATGACATTAAAAAAACGTTAGCAGGACACGGTTTAACTGTAGATGTCGGTGAAGGCGAAGATGTAGAGAAATTAGCCCGACGTATGATTAAGGCAGTTCGCACTCAAGGGCCTGTCGCATTGATAAACAAACGTGTGATGGCTCCAGGTGTACCTGGCATAGAAGGGAATCATTCTGGACACGATGTGATTAATAAAGAAAATGCCATCGCATACTTTGAAAAACGCGGGTTAACCGAACCGGTTGAATTTCTCAATAACGTTGAAAAAATATCTGTAAGTAAAACATATCGTGGTTCTGCCAAAGAACAAGCCAGCAATCGGACAGAATTTGGGAATATAGTAAAGGAATGGCTGAACACGCATCCAGAAGAGAAAGCAAATCGGAATATTTTAGTGATAGATTCTGACCTGGAAGGCTCAACAGGCTTAAAAGCCATACGTGTTGCACATCCTGATGTGTTTATTAACGGTGGCGTTCAGGAACGGGGCAATTTTTCAGCCTCCGCAGGATTTGGCTTCGAAAAAGGCAAACAAGGAATTTTCAGCACCTTCTCCGCTTTTCTTGAAATGATACTTTCCGAGTTAACGATGGCACGGTTAAATCATGCCAATGTCATTTGCCATTTCTCACATGCGGGTGTTGATGATATTGCGGACAATACATGCCACTACGGCATAAATGTGTTCTTTGCAGATAATGGCTTACCAGAAAACGACAAAACTCGATTATATTTCCCTGCGGATGCTTTACAATTGAAGGCAGTAATCCATAAAATCTGGAATGATGAGGGGATTCGGTTTATTTTCACAACCCGCAGTAAAGTCCCCTACATTTGCCGTGAAGATGGAACAAAATTTTATGAAAACGGTTATGAGTTTATCCCAGGTAAAGATGAAATTATACGAGAAGGAACCGCAGGCTATGTTGTGTCCTACGGAGAAATGCTTTACCGTGCTTTAGATGCAGTTGAACAAGCACGTGCACAAGGAGTTCATGTCGGTTTGATTAATAAACCTACACTCAACATTGTCGATGAAGATATGATGACTCTTTTAAGGAACGTGCCTTTTGTCCTTGTCGTCGAAGCACAAAATATCAAGACGGGATTAGGTTGCCGTTTCGGAACATGGCTCCTGCAACGAGGTTATACCCCAAAATATGACTATATGGGCGTAAGCAAACTCGGCAAAGGCGGGTTAACAGAACATATTACATATCAAGGATTAGACCCCGAACACATCCTCGAAAAGATTATACATCTTAACAAACAATAGTTAAGTAGGTATATTAATTTATCTATCTCATCTTGTTTTACTCTGCCAACGTTAAAATTAATAATGCCGTTTAAATACCCTCATTAATTCATGTTATACATATCTCTTGATACACATGCTTATTTTGAAAATATAATATTTACAATACTCAACTCATAGGCAGGACACACATACTACTTTTCTAATATCTAATTAGCTAATTAGACGGGTGTAATACTTTTTCATCCCAAGCAGGATATGGCTTTACTAATCAGAAGGGGAAATCATTTTGCGGGGGTCTACAAGTTGGTCAAATTCTTCTTCGGTGATTAAGCCTGTTTTTAAGGCTTCTTCTTTTAGGGTCGTCCCGTTTTTATAGGCATTGCGGGCAATTTTGGCGGAGACTTCGTAACCGAGTTTTCGATTTAATGCGGTTACTAACATTAGTGAATTCTGTAAGTAGTATCCTAATTTTTCGCAGTTAGGTTGGATACCATTCAGGCAATTTTGGGTAAATGATTGGCATGCATCAGACAGGAGGCGTATGGATTGAAGGATATTGTAAGCAATCACAGGTTTATAAACATTAAGTTCGAATTGTCCCGATGCACCAGCAATGTTAATGGTTACATCGTTTCCTATCACCTGAGCACAGACCATTGTCATCATTTCGCATTGGGTTGGATTGACCTTCCCTGGCATAATGGATGAGCCAGGCTCATTTTCGGGTAGGAGCAATTCTGCTAATCCACAACGAGGACCACTACCCATCAGTCGAATATCATTAGCAATTTTCATGCACGAACATGCGACTGTTTTTAATACACCAGAGAGCATCACCAAAGCGTCATGTCCCGCTAATGCTTCAAATTTATTTTCCGCTGGTCGAAATGGCTCTTGGGTCAATTCTGCAATATATGCAACTGCTTT
This window harbors:
- a CDS encoding transketolase C-terminal domain-containing protein, which codes for MNFPIDVSQYKPIAVDPFTGKFTPKQLQQLKTNIQVVRDTIIFYTAVAGIRGLGGHTGGAYSIVPEVLILDAFMKGSDRIYPVYFDEAGHRVAIQYAMSAFNGVIPFDYLLHYREANYGLYGHPEIDRELGVKFASGRLGHLWPFVNGVALANPDKVVFMLGSDGSQQEGDDAEAARLAVAQKINIKLCIDDNNVTISGHPSQYLPGYDIKKTLAGHGLTVDVGEGEDVEKLARRMIKAVRTQGPVALINKRVMAPGVPGIEGNHSGHDVINKENAIAYFEKRGLTEPVEFLNNVEKISVSKTYRGSAKEQASNRTEFGNIVKEWLNTHPEEKANRNILVIDSDLEGSTGLKAIRVAHPDVFINGGVQERGNFSASAGFGFEKGKQGIFSTFSAFLEMILSELTMARLNHANVICHFSHAGVDDIADNTCHYGINVFFADNGLPENDKTRLYFPADALQLKAVIHKIWNDEGIRFIFTTRSKVPYICREDGTKFYENGYEFIPGKDEIIREGTAGYVVSYGEMLYRALDAVEQARAQGVHVGLINKPTLNIVDEDMMTLLRNVPFVLVVEAQNIKTGLGCRFGTWLLQRGYTPKYDYMGVSKLGKGGLTEHITYQGLDPEHILEKIIHLNKQ